A single region of the Pectinophora gossypiella chromosome 2, ilPecGoss1.1, whole genome shotgun sequence genome encodes:
- the LOC126379083 gene encoding tax1-binding protein 3 homolog — translation MAKMAFQHQAGTAMECLSIPITLQKEAGVDSEGREVMKCGFKIGGGIDQDFRKSPQGYTDNGIYVTEVHEGSPAAKSGLRMHDKILQCNGYDFTMVTHKKAVSYIKKHPVLNLLVARKGVTST, via the exons ATGGCTAAAATGGCATTTCAACACCAAGCCGGCACGGCTATGGAGTGTCTTAGT ATACCTATAACACTTCAAAAGGAAGCCGGCGTAGATTCCGAGGGAAGGGAAGTAATGAAATGTGGGTTCAAAATAGGCGGAGGAATTGACCAAGATTTCAGAAAGAGCCCCCAGGGCTACACGGACAAC GGTATTTATGTTACTGAAGTTCATGAAGGAAGCCCAGCAGCTAAATCTGGCTTGAGGATGCATGACAAAATACTTCAGTGCAACGGTTATGATTTCACAATGGTAACCCATAAAAAGGCAGTCAGTTATATAAAGAAACACCCAGTACTTAACCTGTTAGTAGCAAGAAAAGGGGTCACATCTACATAa
- the LOC126379063 gene encoding NADH dehydrogenase [ubiquinone] 1 alpha subcomplex assembly factor 2, with product MSGEYRYVWRIAFRNFINSLRPRQIRGNAMGTDYIGNKYFEIPAEPSLGKRKPTRWYDPPKGLDFENKIPSEWEAWLRMRRDNAPTEEEIAQNMAMAKMKKENAAKLEAKRLAEGGDLPVAPERGHLSFPKYEEYHAGDPEGKRFKE from the exons ATGTCTGGTGAATATCGTTACGTTTGGCGCATTGCCTTTAGaaattttattaattctttGAGACCACGTCAAATTCGCGGAAATGCAATGG GCACTGATTATATAgggaataaatattttgaaatcccAGCGGAACCTAGTTTGGGTAAGAGAAAGCCAACTAGATGGTATGATCCACCAAAAGGTTTAGATTTCGAAAATAAGATTCCTTCTGAGTGGGAGGCATGGCTCCGGATGAGGAG AGATAATGCACCCACAGAAGAGGAAATTGCACAAAATATGGCAATGGCAAAGATGAAGAAGGAAAATGCAGCCAAGCTAGAAGCAAAGAGGTTGGCAGAGGGTGGAGACTTGCCTGTTGCTCCAGAAAGAGGCCATTTATCCTTCCCCAAGTATGAGGAATACCATGCAGGAGATC